One genomic window of Pelecanus crispus isolate bPelCri1 chromosome 18, bPelCri1.pri, whole genome shotgun sequence includes the following:
- the BECN1 gene encoding beclin-1 isoform X2: protein MMSTESANSFTLIGEASDGGTMENLSRRLKVTGDLFDIMSGQTDVDHPLCEECTDTLLDQLDTQLNITENECQNYKRCLEILEQMNEDDKEKLQTELKELALEEEQLIQELEDVEKNRRIVAEDFERVRAEAEQLEQEEAQYQKEYCEFKRQQLELDDELKSVENQMRYAQMQLDKLKKTNVFNATFHIWHSGQFGTINNFRLGRLPSVPVEWNEINAAWGQTVLLLHALANKMGLKFQRYRLVPYGNHSYLESLTDKSKELPLYCSGGLRFFWDNKFDHAMVAFLDCVQQFKEEVEKGETRFCLPYRMDVEKGKIEDTGGSGGSYSIKTQFNSEEQWTKALKFMLTNLKWGLAWVSSQFYNK from the exons ATGATGTCGACAGAAAGCGCCAACAGTTTCACGCTGATCGGAGAGGCGTCAGATGGCGGCACGATGGAAAACCTCAGCCGGAGACTGAAG GTCACCGGTGACCTCTTCGACATCATGTCTGGGCAGACAGATGTGGATCACCCTCTGTGTGAGGAATGCACGGACACTCTGCTAGACCAGCTGGACACGCAGCTTAACATCACGGAGAATGAGTGCCAGAACTACAA GAGATGTCTGGAGATACTGGAACAAATGAATGAGGATGATAAGGAGAAACTGcaaacagaactgaaagaaCTTGCACTGGAGGAAGAGCAACTCATTCAGGAGCTAGAGGACGTGGAGAAGAACCGCAGGATTGTGGCTGAAGACTTTGAGAGAgtcagggcagaggcagagcagctggagcaggaagaAGCTCA GTATCAGAAAGAATACTGTGAATTCAAGAGGCAACAACTGGAGCTAGATGATGAGCTGAAAAGTGTGGAAAACCAAATGCGCTATGCCCAGATGCAATTggataaattaaagaaaaccaaTGTGTTCAACGCAACCTTTCACATCTG GCACAGTGGTCAGTTTGGCACAATAAATAACTTCAGACTTGGCCGTCTCCCCAGCGTTCCTGTAGAGTGGAATGAGATCAATGCTGCCTGGGGGCAGACTGTGCTGTTGCTACATGCCCTTGCTAACAAAATGGGCCTGAAGTTTCAAAG ATACCGTCTTGTACCATATGGCAACCACTCATATTTAGAGTCCCTCACGGACAAATCAAAG GAGCTCCCCTTGTACTGTTCTGGAGGCCTAAGGTTCTTCTGGGACAATAAGTTTGACCATGCAATGGTGGCTTTCCTGGACTGCGTGCAGCAATTTAAAGAGGAAGTGGAAAAAGGGGAAACTCGGTTTTGTTTGCCTTACAG GATGGACgtggagaaaggaaagattGAAGATACGGGTGGCAGTGGTGGCTCTTACTCTATTAAAACACAATTTAACTCTGAGGAGCAATGGACAAAAGCACTAAAATTCATGTTAACTAACCTGAAGTGGGGTCTTGCCTGGGTCTCATCCCAATTCTATAACAAGTAA
- the BECN1 gene encoding beclin-1 isoform X1: MEGGRLPACTTQVSFVCQRCSQPLKLDTSFKILDRLTIQELTAPLLTAAPARPGDAHEEESALTEEAFAENRQDGVSRRFIPPARMMSTESANSFTLIGEASDGGTMENLSRRLKVTGDLFDIMSGQTDVDHPLCEECTDTLLDQLDTQLNITENECQNYKRCLEILEQMNEDDKEKLQTELKELALEEEQLIQELEDVEKNRRIVAEDFERVRAEAEQLEQEEAQYQKEYCEFKRQQLELDDELKSVENQMRYAQMQLDKLKKTNVFNATFHIWHSGQFGTINNFRLGRLPSVPVEWNEINAAWGQTVLLLHALANKMGLKFQRYRLVPYGNHSYLESLTDKSKELPLYCSGGLRFFWDNKFDHAMVAFLDCVQQFKEEVEKGETRFCLPYRMDVEKGKIEDTGGSGGSYSIKTQFNSEEQWTKALKFMLTNLKWGLAWVSSQFYNK; the protein is encoded by the exons ATGGAGGGCGGCCGCCTGCCCGCCTGCACCACGCAGGTCAGCTTCGTCTGCCAGCGCTGCAGCCAGCCGCTGAAGCTCGACACCTCCTTCAAGATCCTCGACCGCCTCACCATCCAGGAGCTCACCG ccccgctgctgaccgccgcccctgcccggcccggggaCGCGCACGAAGAGGAGAGCGCCCTGACGGAG GAAGCCTTCGCGGAGAACCGGCAGGATGGCGTGTCCAGGAGGTTCATCCCTCCGGCCAG AATGATGTCGACAGAAAGCGCCAACAGTTTCACGCTGATCGGAGAGGCGTCAGATGGCGGCACGATGGAAAACCTCAGCCGGAGACTGAAG GTCACCGGTGACCTCTTCGACATCATGTCTGGGCAGACAGATGTGGATCACCCTCTGTGTGAGGAATGCACGGACACTCTGCTAGACCAGCTGGACACGCAGCTTAACATCACGGAGAATGAGTGCCAGAACTACAA GAGATGTCTGGAGATACTGGAACAAATGAATGAGGATGATAAGGAGAAACTGcaaacagaactgaaagaaCTTGCACTGGAGGAAGAGCAACTCATTCAGGAGCTAGAGGACGTGGAGAAGAACCGCAGGATTGTGGCTGAAGACTTTGAGAGAgtcagggcagaggcagagcagctggagcaggaagaAGCTCA GTATCAGAAAGAATACTGTGAATTCAAGAGGCAACAACTGGAGCTAGATGATGAGCTGAAAAGTGTGGAAAACCAAATGCGCTATGCCCAGATGCAATTggataaattaaagaaaaccaaTGTGTTCAACGCAACCTTTCACATCTG GCACAGTGGTCAGTTTGGCACAATAAATAACTTCAGACTTGGCCGTCTCCCCAGCGTTCCTGTAGAGTGGAATGAGATCAATGCTGCCTGGGGGCAGACTGTGCTGTTGCTACATGCCCTTGCTAACAAAATGGGCCTGAAGTTTCAAAG ATACCGTCTTGTACCATATGGCAACCACTCATATTTAGAGTCCCTCACGGACAAATCAAAG GAGCTCCCCTTGTACTGTTCTGGAGGCCTAAGGTTCTTCTGGGACAATAAGTTTGACCATGCAATGGTGGCTTTCCTGGACTGCGTGCAGCAATTTAAAGAGGAAGTGGAAAAAGGGGAAACTCGGTTTTGTTTGCCTTACAG GATGGACgtggagaaaggaaagattGAAGATACGGGTGGCAGTGGTGGCTCTTACTCTATTAAAACACAATTTAACTCTGAGGAGCAATGGACAAAAGCACTAAAATTCATGTTAACTAACCTGAAGTGGGGTCTTGCCTGGGTCTCATCCCAATTCTATAACAAGTAA